GGTCAAACCATCACTATTGACGCAGATTATGTGAGCAAACATCTGGATGCGTTGGTGGCAGATGAAGATCTGAGCCGTTTTATCCTATAATCGCGTTCAATCATTTTCATCATTGTTTGATGGGGCTGAAAGGCCCCATTTTTATTGGCGCGTATTATGACTGAACAACAAATTAGCCGAACTCAGGCGTGGCTGGAAAGTTTACGACCTAAAACCCTCCCCCTCGCCTTTGCTGCAATTATCGTCGGGACGGCGCTGGCATGGTGGCAAGGTCACTTCGATCCGCTGGTCGCCCTGCTGGCACTGATTACCGCCGGACTGCTTCAAATTCTCTCTAACCTCGCTAATGATTACGGCGATGCAGTAAAAGGCAGCGATAAACCTGACCGCATTGGCCCGCTACGTGGCATGCAAAAAGGGGTCATTACCCAGCAAGAGATGAAACGGGCGCTCATTATTACCGTCGTGCTCATCTGTCTCTCCGGGCTGGCACTGGTTGCAGTGGCGTGCCATACGCTGGCCGATTTTGTCGGCTTCCTGATTCTTGGCGGGTTGTCGATCATTGCCGCTATCACCTACACCGTGGGCAATCGTCCTTATGGTTATATCGGTCTGGGTGATATTTCCGTACTGGTTTTCTTTGGCTGGTTAAGCGTCATGGGCAGCTGGTATTTACAGGCTCATACGTTGATTCCGGCGTTGATCCTTCCGGCGACCGCCTGTGGCCTGCTGGCAACAGCGGTTCTGAACATTAATAACCTGCGTGATATCAATAGCGACCGCGAGAATGGCAAAAACACGCTGGTAGTGCGCTTAGGTGAAGTGAACGCGCGTCGTTACCATGCCTGCCTGCTGATGGGCTCTCTGGTGTGTCTGGCGCTGTTTAATCTCTTTTCACTGCATAGCCTGTGGGGCTGGCTGTTCCTGCTGGCGGCACCATTACTGGTGAAGCAAGCCCGTTATGTGATGCGGGAAATGGACCCGGTGGCGATGCGACCGATGCTGGAACGCACTGTCAAGGGAGCGTTACTGACTAACCTGCTGTTTGTTTTAGGGATATTCCTAAGCCAGTGGGCAGCATAACTGACAAATATCAATTAATAATTGATGATTTTGCCAACAGCTCACATAGCGCGATATACTGAAAATTCTCGCAGCAACTGAATGTTAAGCCTATGAAATACGATACTTCCGAGCTTTGTGACATCTATCAAGAAGATGTTAACGTCGTGGAACCGCTGTTCTCCAACTTTGGCGGACGGGCGTCGTTTGGCGGACAAATAATCACGGTAAAATGTTTCGAGGACAACGGGTTGCTGTACGATCTGCTCGAACAGAATGGCCGTGGTCGTGTTCTCGTCGTTGATGGCGGTGGTTCTGTTCGTCGCGCACTGGTCGATGCTGAGCTGGCGCGTCTGGCAGTACAAAATGAATGGGAAGGCCTGGTCATTTACGGCGCGGTGCGTCAGGTAGATGACCTGGAAGAGCTGGATATCGGCATCCAGGCGATGGCAGCAATTCCAGTCGGTGCCGCTGGCGAAGGCATTGGCGAAAGCGATGTCCGCGTTAATTTTGGCGGCGTCACCTTCTTCTCCGGTGACCATCTTTATGCCGACAATACCGGGATTATTCTTTCAGAAGATCCGCTGGATATTGAATAAGTACCTGCCATGCGTTAAAAGGGGAATTAAATTCCCCTTTTTTATATGCAAAATATTCATAAAGACTATCGTTTGTTTTTATTTAATTCATTTTAAATATCAATAGTTCACATCTGACAATATAAATTAATTATCGATAAATCATTTCATAAAAATATGCAGCATTAAAAATTAATGCTATATGGTAAATTAACTATTCTGGGAATAGGGATATGAATCATCGTTAGTAGCGAACGTATTATATAATAAGGGATTGATATGAGATACGTTATCTTATTAATACTATGGATAATAACTACTTTTCTTAGTCATCTTCAGCACAGCAACCTACTGTCTGGAGATCCTGGCATGGTTGGCGAGTATATCGGTTCAGTATTTCTGGGGCCGTTGTTACTTCCCGTGCTTGTGTCAGGTATTCTGTGCGCATTTATTAAAAAAAAACGTAACTTCGCCAGTTTTACTCGCGGGTGCTGTTGGGTATTGGGAATCCTGCTTTTATCCAAAGTCGGCAATACGTTTCGTATGTTTACCCCGTGGCAATATACCTTTGAGAATGCTGCGATAACCGTGACTATCCCGAACCGACACTGGAATACGGTTTCCATTAGTACTAATAAAACCATTGATATAAGAAGTGAGGATAATAGCGTCTTCATTTCTGCTTTCCGCCTGCCCGCAGGACGTAGCGCCGATGACCCGCTGGAAGCGTTAAAGAAGAAGCAGCGAGACAATCTCAAGGATCAATACAATGAGGAAGCCTTCCAGTTTCATGATTGTAATGCCAAACATTTCACCTGTAAGTATCAGGATGTGTTGATAAATTTTGATGGTCAGCAGAAAAGAACCATCAGTGTTTATCTTGAAGACACCCCCAGGGCTGTGGGGATCATTGCATTAATGGCGCCAGATACGGCAGATAAATATCGCCAACAGGCGATGGAGATTATGCTTTCCGCTAAAAATGCAGTGAAGTAAAAAATAAGGCGCCTTGCGGCGCCTCTGCGTGGAAGAGATTAAACCTCTTCCATGCGACCCAGCAGGGCCTGCAGACGTTCCTGCCAGCCGTTCTGCTGTTCTTTCAGATGGTTGTTCTCACGCTCCAGCTCTTCGCGCTGATGCTGGGCATTTTGAACTTCCTGCGACAGTGAGTTGTTTTTTTCTTTCAGCTCTTCGATTTCCATCTGCAACAGAGTGATGGTATCAATCGCCTGCTGTACTTTTGCTTCCAGTTTCTCAAACACTTCTAATGACATTGTCATACCTCTCCTGAATTGCAAGGCGTTGATGGATAAAAATCCTCGTCCCGATTACCGGTGACGCCTTAATAAATACGAGCGCACTTTAGTTAGCTCCGATTGTATGAAGCCGCGCCATCGCTGTCCAGCGGCACGCCTTGCAGATTACGGTTTGCCACACTTTTCATCCTTCTCCTGGAGACATAATCCACGCAAATCGAAAATGTTAATAAATTTGTTGCGCGAATGATCTAACAAACATGCATCATGTACAATCAGATGGAATAAATGGCGCGATAACGCTCATTTTATGACGAAGCACACACATTTTAAGTTCGATATTTCTCGTTTTTGCTCGTTAACGATAAGTTTACAGCATGCCTACAAGCATCGTGGAGGTCCGTGACTTTCACGCATACAACAAACATTAACTCTTCAGGATCCGATTATGAGTCAAACATCAACCTTGAAAGGCCAGTGCATTGCTGAATTCCTCGGTACCGGGTTGTTGATTTTTTTCGGTGTGGGTTGCGTTGCAGCACTAAAAGTCGCTGGTGCGTCTTTTGGTCAGTGGGAAATCAGTGTCATTTGGGGACTGGGGGTGGCAATGGCCATCTACCTGACCGCAGGGGTTTCCGGCGCGCATCTTAACCCCGCTGTTACCATTGCATTGTGGCTGTTTGCCTGTTTCGACAAGCGCAAAGTTATTCCTTTTATCGTTTCACAAGTTGCCGGCGCTTTCTGCGCTGCGGCTTTAGTTTACGGGCTTTACTACAATTTATTTTTCGACTTCGAGCAGACTCATCACATTGTTCGCGGCAGCGTTGAAAGTGTTGATCTGGCTGGCACTTTCTCTACTTACCCTAATCCTCATATCAATTTTGTGCAGGCTTTCGCAGTTGAGATGGTGATTACCGCTATTCTGATGGGGCTGATCCTGGCGTTAACGGACGATGGCAACGGTGTACCACGCGGCCCTTTGGCTCCCTTGCTGATTGGTCTACTGATTGCGGTCATTGGCGCATCTATGGGCCCATTGACGGGCTTTGCCATGAACCCAGCGCGTGACTTCGGTCCGAAAGTCTTTGCCTGGCTGGCGGGCTGGGGCAATGTCGCCTTTACCGGCGGCAGAGACATTCCTTACTTCCTGGTGCCGCTTTTTGGCCCTATCGTTGGCGCGATTGTAGGTGCATTTGCCTATCGCAAACTGATTGGTCGCCATTTGCCTTGCGATATCTGTGTTGTGGAAGAAAAGGAGACCACAACTCCTTCAGAACAAAAAGCTTCGCTGTAATATGACTACGGGACAATTAAACATGACTGAAAAAAAATATATCGTTGCGCTCGACCAGGGCACCACCAGCTCCCGCGCGGTCGTAATGGATCACGATGCCAATATCATTAGCGTGTCACAGCGCGAATTTGAGCAAATCTACCCAAAACCAGGCTGGGTAGAACACGACCCAATGGAAATCTGGGCCACCCAAAGCTCCACGCTGGTAGAAGTGCTGGCGAAAGCCGATATCAGTTCCGATCAAATTGCAGCTATCGGTATTACGAATCAGCGTGAAACCACTATTGTCTGGGAAAAAGAAACCGGCAAGCCTATCTATAACGCTATTGTCTGGCAGTGTCGTCGTACCGCAGAAATCTGCGAGCATTTAAAACGTGACGGTTTAGAAGATTATATCCGCAGCAATACCGGTCTGGTGATTGACCCGTACTTCTCTGGCACCAAAGTGAAGTGGATCCTCGACCATGTGGAAGGCTCTCGCGAGCGTGCACGTCGTGGTGAATTGCTGTTTGGTACGGTGGATACGTGGCTTATCTGGAAAATGACTCAGGGCCGTGTCCATGTGACCGATTACACCAACGCCTCTCGTACCATGTTGTTCAACATCCATACCCTGGACTGGGACGACAAAATGCTGGAAGTGCTGGATATTCCGCGCGAGATGCTGCCAGAAGTGCGTCGTTCTTCCGAAGTGTACGGTCAGACTAACATTGGCGGCAAAGGCGGCACGCGTATTCCAATCTCCGGGATCGCCGGTGACCAGCAGGCGGCGCTGTTTGGTCAGTTGTGCGTGAAAGAAGGGATGGCGAAGAATACCTACGGCACTGGCTGCTTTATGCTGATGAACACCGGCGAGAAAGCGGTGAAATCAGAAAACGGCCTGCTGACCACCATCGCCTGTGGCCCAACTGGCGAAGTAAACTATGCGCTGGAAGGTGCGGTGTTTATGGCGGGCGCATCCATTCAGTGGCTGCGTGATGAGATGAAGCTGATTAATGACGCCTACGATTCCGAATATTTCGCCAC
The nucleotide sequence above comes from Escherichia coli. Encoded proteins:
- the menA gene encoding 1,4-dihydroxy-2-naphthoate polyprenyltransferase, with amino-acid sequence MTEQQISRTQAWLESLRPKTLPLAFAAIIVGTALAWWQGHFDPLVALLALITAGLLQILSNLANDYGDAVKGSDKPDRIGPLRGMQKGVITQQEMKRALIITVVLICLSGLALVAVACHTLADFVGFLILGGLSIIAAITYTVGNRPYGYIGLGDISVLVFFGWLSVMGSWYLQAHTLIPALILPATACGLLATAVLNINNLRDINSDRENGKNTLVVRLGEVNARRYHACLLMGSLVCLALFNLFSLHSLWGWLFLLAAPLLVKQARYVMREMDPVAMRPMLERTVKGALLTNLLFVLGIFLSQWAA
- the rraA gene encoding ribonuclease E activity regulator RraA, producing the protein MKYDTSELCDIYQEDVNVVEPLFSNFGGRASFGGQIITVKCFEDNGLLYDLLEQNGRGRVLVVDGGGSVRRALVDAELARLAVQNEWEGLVIYGAVRQVDDLEELDIGIQAMAAIPVGAAGEGIGESDVRVNFGGVTFFSGDHLYADNTGIILSEDPLDIE
- the zapB gene encoding septal ring assembly protein ZapB; protein product: MTMSLEVFEKLEAKVQQAIDTITLLQMEIEELKEKNNSLSQEVQNAQHQREELERENNHLKEQQNGWQERLQALLGRMEEV
- the glpF gene encoding glycerol uptake facilitator protein GlpF, yielding MSQTSTLKGQCIAEFLGTGLLIFFGVGCVAALKVAGASFGQWEISVIWGLGVAMAIYLTAGVSGAHLNPAVTIALWLFACFDKRKVIPFIVSQVAGAFCAAALVYGLYYNLFFDFEQTHHIVRGSVESVDLAGTFSTYPNPHINFVQAFAVEMVITAILMGLILALTDDGNGVPRGPLAPLLIGLLIAVIGASMGPLTGFAMNPARDFGPKVFAWLAGWGNVAFTGGRDIPYFLVPLFGPIVGAIVGAFAYRKLIGRHLPCDICVVEEKETTTPSEQKASL
- the glpK gene encoding glycerol kinase GlpK codes for the protein MTEKKYIVALDQGTTSSRAVVMDHDANIISVSQREFEQIYPKPGWVEHDPMEIWATQSSTLVEVLAKADISSDQIAAIGITNQRETTIVWEKETGKPIYNAIVWQCRRTAEICEHLKRDGLEDYIRSNTGLVIDPYFSGTKVKWILDHVEGSRERARRGELLFGTVDTWLIWKMTQGRVHVTDYTNASRTMLFNIHTLDWDDKMLEVLDIPREMLPEVRRSSEVYGQTNIGGKGGTRIPISGIAGDQQAALFGQLCVKEGMAKNTYGTGCFMLMNTGEKAVKSENGLLTTIACGPTGEVNYALEGAVFMAGASIQWLRDEMKLINDAYDSEYFATKVQNTNGVYVVPAFTGLGAPYWDPYARGAIFGLTRGVNANHIIRATLESIAYQTRDVLEAMQADSGIRLHALRVDGGAVANNFLMQFQSDILGTRVERPEVREVTALGAAYLAGLAVGFWQNLDELQEKAVIEREFRPGIETTERNYRYAGWKKAVKRAMAWEEHDE